The DNA region ATGACTTACATCCAGgcccattcattcattcattcattcattcattttagattggtgtgttttttctttttcttgcaaaCAATATCTTGTTTTTTCATAAGTATGTGTACAATAAATGTGTACAGACATATCTGAAGTtacagaatatgtacataaatacacttatttttattcaaatgtggCTGTGTGGATTTTGCTGGACTGTTTCCAAGTAAGAAGCCATTGAGCAATCACGGCGTTACAGCtgcaatattaatattaacGTGTTGTATCACCttaatttttcacacatttgaaTCACCAAATTACCCCGGCACTAGACATagtggttatttatttattcataaaagGTTTCTCATTTGAATTTATATAAGATTTAATAACATATTGAGTTATAAAATTACATTAACCcctttttttcatcttctgaTTGACTCTGTTCATTCATCGGGAGTATTAATCCTTGTCTTCTGAAGCATTTTCTCttgtaaaactgaaactgtCATCATTTGAAAAAAACTTTTATAAATTCCACCCTCTTGCAGGTAAAAAATAAGCCTTGGCTCAATAGTCAAAgatttgtgaaaatgtgtccCAAATGTCTGCCTTGAAATTActgggtgtgtttttttgttttaatttattataactttCTGCTGagctctgcccccccccccctccgttttattttttcactttaaaattgtgcaatattcattttaatacttTATCTCCtattgtgcttctttttttttttttgaggtgttgtataatttagattttttttagatatgGCAGTGCACTCTGgcacacacattattttttaaattatttataacatatatatctgttttattagtaatttttgggcattttttgtaatatttttaaagtaaatataatatatactaaATAATATATACTAAAGTAAAGTATAATAAGTTTTTTCCATTGGATAGTCagagatgtgtttctatgtgatgttaCATGTAGCTGCTGTTAACAGAGCAATTTCCTGagaaggatcaataaagtatctagtattatttatttatttatttatgttatgtttttctttttaatatttttctacccactttgctgctgtaacgctATACATTTCCCTATCGAGGGTCAAATAAAGGATTAGTTATAAATGGATAGTTACATTAGCTTAACGTTCAACAGCAATTAAATGAAAGAGAGCGACGTTGCGTTTCGAACGTTATTGTCCAACTGAGGCCAGAAAATCAACAATCTGTGTTAGTAGGTTAAACATTTCAATCATGATCAAATCTGTCCATTAGAAATGAATTGTAGGGTCGGGGGTTGGCTCTTTTTTATTATCACGTAGGCCTTAATAACATTTCCTTTGCACATCTATTACAAGTTTTACTGTAATCTGGTGCTTTTTTTGCGTCTTAATTATGAATattggtgtttttattattcgttttctgtctctcttttttttaaatgattttaccTTCATCAAACTCATCCGTTACCTTTCCACTCGCCAGGTTTGGCTCCTCCTCGGTTTCGGATCGGCGATCAGGAGTTTGAGGCGCTGCCGGCCCTACTGGAGTTTTATAAGATCCACTACCTGGACACCACCACACTCATAGAGCCCATAAGCAAGGCCAAGCACACAGGATTCATCAGCACCGCCGCCGCCGGCCCCCCCCAGCAACCCGAGGAGGCCGAGTTCGTCCGGGCGCTGTTTGACTTCCCCGGCAACGACGACGAGGACCTGCCCTTCCGCAAGGGGGACATCCTCCGCGTTTTGGAAAAGCCGGAGGAGCAGTGGTGGAACGCCGCTAACCAGGAAGGCCGAGCCGGAATGATCCCCGTGCCTTACGTGGAGAAGTACCGGCCCGCCTCGCCCACCGCCGCCGGCCCGGGTCCCCCGGCAGCGGGGACGGGACAGGCGGGGCTCGTTGGAGGTGTAGCGGGCAGCCCAGATGGAACGGGGGCCCCTCAGGTTAACCCACTGGGAGACCCGGGCCAGTACGCTCAACCCGTAGTCAACACGCAGCTTCCAAACCTACAGAACGGGCCCGTCTATGCCCGAGCCATTCAGAAGAGGGTGCCCAACGCCTACGACAAGACAGCGCTCGCTCTGGAGGTAGCAATCCCCCCCCcaacctcccccctccccacatttattcattttctcctAGGCTGTCCCTCTATTCACTGTtaacctccttttttttttttttgcctttcagtttttctttttcttttttttttcttttcgtcTCTCAGCTGAGGCAGCGAGCGTAGATTGTCCCGATTTTGTTAATGGCTTACTCATgcatgtgagcgtccacacaaAGTATCTTTACAAATGCAAGCTGACAGCGCACACGAAGACACTCACAGCGGAGATGGCTCTGTAGAGAGAAaggcggacacacacacacacacatcctttaCAATGGCCCGTTTCTGTACGTCGCGGCCCTCCGATGGGAGTAATGTGAGCGCTGCGTTGTACTTCATTACCACTGGAGCTCCGGCAGTAACAAGGCACGTTGTTTTCTCGGGAGTGTTCGCTCAAAAAACGGTAAATAAGACGCCAAACAATGAGCGGAGGTTAATAAAGACAGTTTGTCATCATCTGGGTTATTATGAGTCCTCGGGAGACCGTTGGACTGTTTACGTCGTTCAGCAGCACTCTGTTAACAAACATGATGGATTAATGAGACCCGCCTGTGAACTCACTACTCAGAGTTCATGGATTAAATGCACTTAAGAAggaggattttcttttttagggCAATTTGTCCTGAGTGACCGCAGGGAGCTAGCAATTAGAcgttgttttatttaaataatgtcaGCATGTGAACTTTGGCTGACGGGCCAGCGAGGCAGTGATTAGTCCTGATACACGACGCACTGTGTATATTTAGTCAAGACTAAATTAACTTTCTCTCAAAGACTCCTTCTGCTGACTGGTTTCCATCAGTCATATGTACAGCAGGGGATTTATTTATTGAAGGATATGTTTGACTATTGTTTTAGAAAAGAATTGCaatgttggggagtaactagttaatTTAAttccaaaataaatgtaagtgtaatctgttataagccgcgtttccactgcaggagttCCAGGTAAAAGGAGGcatgggtgtcaaacatgtggaccggcccactttccttcctgtctttttttccttccttgcttccttacatccttccatcggtcctcccttccgtccatctgtccttccttcctccctttctttcttttttccttccttccttccttccttcgttccttccttctttccttccttccttccttcctgtcttcttttccttcccttcttccctccttcattccatctttttaatggtcctttcttccttcctttcttcctttcttcttttccttcccttcttccttccttccttccttccttccttccttccttccttcctgtcttcttttccttcccttcttccctccttcattccatctttttaatggtcctttcttccttcctttcttcctttcttccttccttcctgtcttcttttccttccttccttccttcctgtcttcttttccttcccttcttccctccttcattccatctttttaatggtcctttcttccttcctttcttcctttcttccttccttcctgtcttcttttccttccttccttccttccttccttcctgtcttcttttccttcccttcttccctccttccttccatctttttaatggtctggcccacatgagatcaaattggactgtatgtggccctttgacacctctgttctacaggaaccgtcctctcactcggccctctcagtagccgtgtctccactgcagagtaggacccTTCCGCGACGTCACGAGTTTCAATCGGCACGTAATCGTTGTGCGATTAGAAACCCCCTCTGAATCTCTTCGGTGCCGTAGACGGAAATCAATGCCTGCACCTCATCGTCGGTCTATTTGTCGTACATCTtcttgctgttttcttgttgttcaCAGCGGTGTCTGCGAGGCTAATGCTCCCTTTCTGCTGGATTTGAAAAATGCTGCttgttttggtgctttctgaTGGTGTCAGAGTCTGCTCTAGGTTTAGCCAATCAGCGC from Scomber japonicus isolate fScoJap1 chromosome 13, fScoJap1.pri, whole genome shotgun sequence includes:
- the LOC128371284 gene encoding adapter molecule crk-like translates to MAGNFDAEDRASWYWGRLSRQEAVSLLQGQRHGVFLVRDSITSPGDYVLSVSENSKVSHYIINSISNNRQSGSGLAPPRFRIGDQEFEALPALLEFYKIHYLDTTTLIEPISKAKHTGFISTAAAGPPQQPEEAEFVRALFDFPGNDDEDLPFRKGDILRVLEKPEEQWWNAANQEGRAGMIPVPYVEKYRPASPTAAGPGPPAAGTGQAGLVGGVAGSPDGTGAPQVNPLGDPGQYAQPVVNTQLPNLQNGPVYARAIQKRVPNAYDKTALALEVGDMVKVTKINVNGQWEGECKGKRGHFPFTHVRLLEQHHPDDES